The Catellicoccus marimammalium M35/04/3 genomic interval AGAACAAAGTTCAAACACAAGTTCAAATGGAGACACTTCAACAAACTCTACTCAATCAAGTTCTGGAGAGAATGGAGCGTTAGCATTTGATAATAATGATACAAATTCTAAAAATAAATCACAAAATGAATCAATGAGTGAAGATACTACATTACCACAAACAGGGAATAAGAAATCACCTTTATTAATTGTAATGGGTATTATTTTAGTATTACTTGTAGCATTATTAGGATATAAATTCATTATCAAAAAATAGTTACACGATAATAAAAAAAGTTGGGAATTGAATCCCAACTTTTTTAGTTATTGATATATTTTTCAAATACATTGCCAAAGTCGCGGCGATGTAAAG includes:
- a CDS encoding LPXTG cell wall anchor domain-containing protein; the protein is EQSSNTSSNGDTSTNSTQSSSGENGALAFDNNDTNSKNKSQNESMSEDTTLPQTGNKKSPLLIVMGIILVLLVALLGYKFIIKK